In Sphingopyxis sp. 113P3, one DNA window encodes the following:
- a CDS encoding integrase core domain-containing protein translates to MQVFHLPGRVSRTAQLMSRLIGAKAPDSEAAIRRDIVHRWRQAIREGLCAAAAARAVGVPRATLYRWEKRPEPLSRRPLRVRQPRWSPALAEAVEELRLDNPMWGKRKIAVLLAREGFMTSVSTVGRILRRLVARGAVVPVPLLRRKPGGRRFRYNNKERHARRLPKGLRPSLPGQLVQIDTLFINIRPGKAIKHFTAYDPVAKWTLGKVAASATATNATALLDKLIAEAPFPITGIQVDGGSEFKAEFETACQIRGLPLFVLPPKSPQLNGAVERNQGCWRYEFYESYDLPHRIDQLQPFVDAFAHRFNHVRPHEALDMKTPAEYLQSISCGNLQQSHMY, encoded by the coding sequence ATGCAAGTATTTCACCTGCCAGGCCGCGTTAGCAGAACCGCCCAGTTGATGTCTCGCCTGATCGGCGCGAAAGCCCCCGATAGCGAAGCGGCGATCAGGCGAGACATTGTTCATCGCTGGCGGCAGGCCATCCGCGAAGGGCTCTGCGCCGCTGCCGCGGCGAGGGCCGTGGGTGTCCCGCGCGCAACCCTCTACCGCTGGGAGAAGCGGCCCGAGCCGCTGAGCCGAAGGCCACTGCGGGTGCGCCAGCCGCGCTGGTCGCCAGCACTCGCCGAAGCGGTCGAGGAACTGCGGCTCGACAACCCCATGTGGGGCAAGCGCAAGATCGCCGTGCTGCTCGCCCGCGAAGGCTTCATGACCTCCGTCTCGACGGTCGGGCGCATCCTTCGAAGACTCGTCGCCAGAGGAGCAGTCGTCCCCGTGCCCCTGCTGCGCAGAAAACCCGGAGGACGCCGCTTCCGCTACAACAACAAGGAACGACACGCCCGTCGCCTGCCCAAAGGCCTCAGGCCATCGCTCCCAGGCCAGCTGGTCCAGATCGACACGCTCTTCATCAACATCCGACCCGGCAAGGCGATCAAGCACTTCACAGCCTATGATCCCGTCGCAAAGTGGACCCTCGGCAAGGTCGCCGCCAGCGCCACCGCCACCAATGCCACCGCCCTCCTCGACAAGCTCATCGCCGAAGCACCCTTCCCGATCACCGGTATCCAGGTCGACGGCGGCTCCGAGTTCAAGGCTGAGTTCGAGACCGCCTGCCAAATCCGCGGCCTCCCGCTCTTCGTCCTCCCTCCCAAAAGCCCCCAACTCAACGGCGCCGTCGAACGAAACCAGGGATGCTGGCGATACGAGTTCTACGAATCCTACGACCTGCCCCATCGCATCGATCAATTACAGCCATTCGTCGATGCCTTCGCACACCGCTTCAACCACGTCAGGCCACACGAGGCTCTCGACATGAAAACCCCCGCCGAGTACCTCCAGTCCATCAGCTGCGGAAATCTCCAGCAGTCTCATATGTACTGA
- a CDS encoding septal ring lytic transglycosylase RlpA family protein, producing MGVAALMLSACAGGNFRPVSDTPVRIGQPYSVRGVTYVPAAAPAYDALGYASWYGNESGNRTANGEKFHAGWITAAHTTLPLPTYVEVTALDSGRRILVRVNDRGPFLRGRIIDLSRGAAEELGIRAQGHAPVRVRRVEPSEKDRKRLRSGKPAAALPRVPERELQQLRTQLAQGR from the coding sequence ATGGGCGTGGCGGCCTTGATGCTGTCGGCCTGTGCCGGTGGAAATTTCAGGCCGGTTAGCGACACCCCCGTGCGCATCGGTCAGCCCTATTCGGTTCGCGGAGTCACCTATGTGCCCGCCGCCGCGCCCGCCTATGACGCACTTGGCTATGCGAGTTGGTACGGCAACGAATCGGGCAATCGCACAGCAAATGGCGAGAAATTTCACGCAGGCTGGATCACCGCCGCGCACACGACACTGCCGCTGCCGACCTATGTCGAGGTAACCGCGCTCGACAGCGGGCGGCGGATCCTGGTGCGGGTGAACGACCGCGGGCCCTTTTTGCGCGGGAGGATTATCGACTTGTCGCGCGGCGCGGCTGAGGAACTTGGCATCCGGGCGCAGGGCCATGCGCCGGTGCGCGTGCGGCGGGTGGAGCCTTCGGAGAAAGACCGCAAGCGCCTGCGCAGTGGAAAGCCCGCGGCGGCGTTACCCCGCGTGCCCGAGCGCGAATTGCAGCAACTTCGAACACAGCTCGCGCAAGGCCGCTGA
- a CDS encoding acyl-CoA thioesterase — MTAAATPHDHKITVAPDQIDFMGHVNNAHYLSWVQEAVLAHWRKIAPPEAVAQHLWVALKHEITYRRPAFLDDRVIATVILEKVQGARAFYDTVIKRGEDVLAEVKSSWCCIDAKTLRPARLASEVVARFFPNEKI, encoded by the coding sequence ATGACCGCCGCCGCAACCCCGCACGACCACAAGATCACCGTCGCCCCCGATCAGATCGACTTCATGGGGCACGTCAACAACGCCCATTATCTGAGCTGGGTGCAGGAGGCCGTACTCGCCCACTGGCGCAAGATCGCGCCGCCCGAGGCGGTCGCGCAGCATCTGTGGGTCGCGCTAAAACACGAGATCACCTATCGCCGCCCCGCCTTCCTCGATGACCGCGTGATTGCGACGGTGATTCTTGAAAAGGTTCAGGGCGCGCGCGCCTTTTATGACACGGTGATCAAGCGCGGCGAGGACGTGCTGGCTGAGGTCAAGTCGAGCTGGTGCTGCATCGACGCCAAGACGCTCCGCCCCGCCCGTCTTGCGAGCGAAGTCGTCGCGCGTTTCTTCCCGAACGAGAAAATCTAG
- the queF gene encoding preQ(1) synthase — MSDSSHPPLAPKHLGQSSELPASPEAAVLDYVPNPRRGELYLVRFAAPEFTSLCPVTGQPDFAHLVIDYAPDETIVESKSLKLFLGSFRNHAGFHEDCTVGIGRRLFDEMRPQWLRIGGYWYPRGGIPIDVFWQSGPPPAGLWLPDQGVPPYRGRG; from the coding sequence ATGAGTGATTCCAGCCATCCCCCCCTTGCGCCCAAACATCTTGGCCAATCGAGCGAACTTCCTGCCTCACCCGAGGCCGCCGTTCTCGACTATGTGCCCAATCCCCGCCGCGGCGAGCTCTATCTCGTGCGCTTTGCCGCGCCCGAATTCACCTCACTCTGCCCGGTGACGGGTCAGCCCGATTTCGCGCATCTCGTGATCGACTATGCGCCCGACGAGACGATTGTCGAATCGAAGAGCCTGAAACTCTTTCTCGGCTCGTTCCGCAACCATGCAGGCTTCCACGAGGATTGCACCGTGGGCATCGGCCGACGCCTGTTCGACGAAATGCGGCCGCAATGGCTGCGCATCGGCGGTTATTGGTACCCGCGCGGGGGCATTCCGATCGACGTCTTCTGGCAATCGGGCCCGCCGCCCGCCGGCCTATGGCTCCCTGACCAGGGCGTCCCCCCCTATCGGGGCCGGGGCTGA